The Caulobacter sp. FWC26 genome window below encodes:
- the copD gene encoding copper homeostasis membrane protein CopD, whose translation MIESLVVLARLVQYAGTAMLFGAPLFYLYGLPADGPGAARTSAGTRGLIVIAGLLTAIGSGLALLAQTAMMTGALADALDPQALVMVATGTQFGASVVTRAVAGLAALAVAATLRPSTRLWRASAGLGAVALASFAWSGHGADGEGAAGLFKLAADVLHLLAAGVWLGALAALLLLVLGVRRAEAAAVRTLHGALEGFSGVGSLVVAALVLTGLINSWFLVGPAHILAAATTTWGAVLLAKLCVFALMLSLAALNRFVLTPRLQRALASFDPASALAALRRSLLVESAAGLSVLILVSWLGTLAPPASL comes from the coding sequence ATGATCGAGTCACTCGTCGTTCTGGCGCGCCTTGTCCAATATGCCGGAACGGCGATGCTGTTTGGTGCGCCGCTCTTCTACCTCTACGGCCTGCCCGCCGACGGCCCCGGCGCGGCGCGAACCAGCGCCGGGACAAGGGGGCTGATCGTAATCGCCGGCCTGCTGACGGCGATCGGCTCTGGCCTGGCGCTACTGGCTCAGACGGCGATGATGACCGGCGCGCTTGCCGACGCCCTAGACCCACAGGCCCTGGTCATGGTGGCGACCGGCACCCAGTTCGGCGCCTCGGTCGTGACCCGCGCGGTCGCGGGCTTGGCGGCCCTGGCAGTCGCCGCGACCTTACGTCCATCGACCCGTCTCTGGCGCGCCAGCGCCGGGCTGGGCGCGGTGGCCCTGGCCAGCTTCGCCTGGAGCGGACACGGCGCTGACGGCGAAGGGGCGGCCGGCCTCTTCAAACTTGCCGCCGACGTCCTCCACCTCCTGGCCGCCGGGGTCTGGCTCGGCGCTTTGGCCGCCCTGCTCCTCCTGGTCTTGGGCGTGCGTCGGGCCGAGGCCGCCGCCGTACGGACGCTCCACGGGGCGCTGGAAGGGTTTTCCGGCGTCGGCTCCCTGGTCGTGGCCGCGCTGGTGCTGACCGGCCTCATCAACAGCTGGTTCCTGGTCGGACCCGCCCACATCCTCGCGGCGGCTACGACCACCTGGGGCGCCGTGCTCCTGGCCAAGCTCTGCGTCTTCGCGCTGATGCTGAGCCTGGCCGCGCTCAATCGCTTCGTGCTGACGCCGCGACTACAGCGAGCGCTCGCCAGCTTCGACCCCGCCTCAGCGCTGGCGGCCCTG
- the copC gene encoding copper homeostasis periplasmic binding protein CopC, translating into MTTKTTSTVLAMIAAGGLMLAASQAAAHAKLVSANPAPDATVAAPKAISLKFSEKLEAKFSSFEIAKASGGAVPVKIKVAKGGMVIDGALAAPLAPGAYKVSWRAVTADAHRINGAYSFTVR; encoded by the coding sequence ATGACTACCAAGACCACCTCCACCGTCCTGGCGATGATCGCCGCAGGCGGCCTGATGCTCGCCGCTTCCCAGGCCGCAGCCCACGCCAAGCTGGTCAGCGCCAATCCCGCGCCCGACGCCACAGTCGCCGCCCCCAAGGCGATCAGCCTGAAATTTAGCGAGAAACTCGAAGCCAAGTTCTCCAGCTTCGAAATCGCCAAGGCCTCGGGCGGTGCCGTGCCGGTCAAGATCAAGGTCGCCAAGGGCGGGATGGTCATCGACGGCGCCCTGGCCGCGCCGCTTGCGCCGGGCGCGTACAAGGTCAGCTGGCGCGCGGTCACCGCCGACGCCCATCGCATCAACGGCGCTTACAGCTTCACGGTCCGCTAA